A window of Roseobacter fucihabitans genomic DNA:
GATGCCATGATAGATTTCGTCAGAAATGAACGCGGCCCCTTGCGCCTGTGTCGCCTCGATCAGAGCGCGCATCGCCGTGACATCCAGCATGGTCCCCGTGGGGTTCGCCGGTGAGGCCACCAGCAAACCGGCCAGATCCATACCGGCAAAATCAGACGGCACCGGTTGATAACGATTCTCCAGCGCGGTCGGCAAATCCACCGGTTGCAGGTCGAGCGCGCGCAATATCTGGCGATAACTCGGATAGCCCGGCGCACCGATGCCGACCCGATCACCGGTGTCAAACAGCGCGGTGAACGCCAAAAGGAACCCGCCCGACGATCCCGGCGTGATCACAACCCGGCTGGGGTCCAGGTCGACATCATACCAATCACCATACATCCGTGCGATCCGCGCCCGCAATTCAGGCAAGCCCAGGGCCACCGTGTACCCCAATGGACCCGCCGCCATTGCTCGGGTTAACGCTTTGCTCGCCGCGCGCGGCGCGCCGGTTCCGGGCTGCCCAACCTCCATATAGATCACCTGCCGACCCGTCGCCTCCAAAGCGCGCGCGGCCTCCATCACATCCATCACAATGAAGGGATCAACCACAGACCGCCTTGAACTACGCATAAAATCACTCCACGCTAGGTTTCATGATGTTTCACCTGTTCTGTCGCGCAACGTCAATCCCGGCGTTTCTGATCTGGCTGATGGCGGCCCCCTTGCAGGCACAGGGGTTGTTGCGCGATGCCGACCTTGAATATGGGCTCAAACAGCTTGCAGCACCGGTTTTGAGCGCAGCCGGTCTGAGCCCCGCACGAGTGAAAATTCTGGTGGTCAATGAAAGCTCGCTGAATGCCTTTGTGGTCAGCAATGACGCGATCTATATCCATTATGGGCTGATCAACCGCCTGGAGACCGCCGGCATGTTGCAGGCCGTGATCGCCCATGAGGCCGCTCATATCGCCAATGGGCACCTCACGCGGCGCATGACTAACCTGGCCAGTACCCGCACCGCTTCCGGTCTTGGCCTTGCGCTTGCCGCCGCCGCCGCCGTCGCGGGTGCCGGAAGTGCGGCCGGGGGTATTGCAATCGGTACGCAAAGCTCCGCGCAGGCGCGATTTTTCAAACACACCAGAGCCGAAGAGGCCTCTGCGGACCAATCTGGCATCCGGTTCATGAAATCGGGTGGCATTGACCCCAAGGGTATGCTGGATGTTTTATCGATTTTCAGAGGTCAGGAAGTTTTGGCCGAAACGCGCCAGGACCCCTATCTGCGCAGCCACCCCTTTTCGCGCGACCGGCTGCGCGCGGTTGAAGGCTTCGTTTCAGCTTATGGCAATATCACGGCGGAAAATCCAAACCACGCCTATTGGTTCGAGCGCATTAAGGGCAAGCTGAGCGCCTATACGCGCGCGCCAAAATGGACGCTGGGGCGTCTTGAGCAAAGCCCCTATGCGGATGTGCGGTTGTTGCGCGAGGCCGTGGCCGAACACCGTCAGTCGCGTACCAAACAAGCCCTGCGTGCGATCGATGCCGCCATTGCGCTGCGCCCTGATGATCCGTTTTTACACGACCAACGCGGGCAAATCCTGATGGAAACGCGCAATTTTCAGGCAGCGGCGGCAGCATACGGGCGGGCCGTGCAGCTGGCCCCAAACGACGCCTTGGTCCTGTCGGGTTACGGGCAGGCCCTGCTTGCCATCAACGACATCAATAAAGCCAGGCAAGTGCTTGAAAAATCAAGATCAATTGATTTTCGAGATGGATCCATGTTACGGGATTTATCCATTGCTTACGCCAAATCAAACCAGACCGGCATGGCCTCTCTGGTCACGGCAGAGCGATACGCGCTGTCTGGCAGGATGGAAGATGCTGAAATCCACGCGAAACGCGCCTCGGGATTGCTGGACACCGGCACAACCTCTTGGCAACGCGCTCAGGATGTGTTGATTGCTGCTGAACGCGCAGAAAAACGGAGATGAACATGACGAATAAGAAAACCCTAACCGCCCTCCTCACTGCGTTCGCGCTTTCAAGCCCCGCGGCAGCGCTCGATTTAAACGCAATGTCCGACGAAGAACGCGCACTTTTCGGCGCAGAAGTGCGTAGTTTCCTGATGGAAAATCCCCAGGTGATCATGGAAGCCGTTCAGGCCCTTGAAGACCGGCAAGCCGACGCACAGGCACAGGCGGATTTCGAACTTGTGTCAGACAATAAGGAAGCCATTTTTGACGATGGGTTTTCCTTTGTCGGCGGCAACCCAGATGGCGACATCACCATCGTGGAGTTCATGGATTACCGTTGCGGCTATTGCAAACGCGCCTTTGGTGAAGTCGAGAAGCTTTTGGAATCAGACGGAAATATTCGTTTCATCGTCAAGGAATTTCCGATTCTAGGTGAGCAATCCGTCCTGGCGTCACGCTTTGTGATCGCGGCCAAACAAGTTGAAGGCATGCAAGCCTACAAATCATTGCATGACGCGCTCATGTCATACAATGGAGACATAACGCTAGCCGCGCTTCGGCGGTTGTCCTCGACGTTTGAGTTGGACACGGACGCGATTGAGGCCCGAATGAATGACGATACGGTGACTCAGGAAATATCCCAAACCCGCGCGCTAGCACAGCAACTGCGCATCACGGGCACGCCAACGTTTGTTGTGCATGACGAAATGCTGCGGGGCTATTTGCCCTATGATCAGATGCGCGCCATTCTGGAAGAAAAGCGCGATCTTTAACCATAAGGCTCAAAGGGTTAGGGATATCTATTCGGCCGCGTCAGCGACGGCAGCTTCCGCATCAAGTTCAGCTGCTTTTTTCTCCACCTGTTCGACGATATGCTCAACCATCGCGTCATTGTCGAGCTTGTGGCTTTGCTTGCCCGCAAGGTAGACCATTCCGGAACCGGCACCGCCGCCCGTGAATCCCACATCCGTCATCAAGGCCTCACCCGGTCCATTGACCACGCAGCCAATGATACTGAGGCTCATAGGTGTTTTGATGTGTTCGAGCCGCTTTTCCAGGGTTTCCACAGTCTTGATCACGTCAAAACCTTGTCGGGCACAGCTGGGACAACTGATAATATTTACCCCCCGGTGCCGCAGCCCCAGAGATTTGAGAATCTCATAGCCGACCTTCACTTCTTCTACCGGATCCGCCGACAGGCTGACGCGGATCGTGTCGCCAATACCCACCCACAAAAGATTGCCAAGCCCAATCGCGGACTTGATCGTCCCAGAGGTCAGCCCCCCTGCTTCGGTAATGCCCAGGTGGATCGGCGCATCTGTTGCATCGGCCAATTGCTGATAGGCGGCGGCTGCCATGAACACATCCGACGCCTTACAGCTTATTTTAAACTCATGAAAATCATTGTCTTGGAGAATTTTGATGTGGTCAAGACCGGACTCAACCATCGCATCCGGACAGGGTTCGCCGTATTTATCCAACAGGTGCTTTTCCAAACTGCCTGCATTTACACCGATGCGCATCGAACAATTGTGATCGCGGGCGGCTTTAATCACCTCTTTCACGCGTTTTTCATCACCGATGTTACCGGGATTGATTCTCAGGCAGGCCGCACCCGCCTCGGCGGCCTCAATGCCGCGTTTGTAGTGAAAATGAATATCAGCAACAATCGGGACAGGGACCTCGCGCACAATTTCCCGCAAAGCCTTCGATGATCCCTGATCAGGCACCGAAACACGCACGATATCTACGCCTGCATCCACAGCCGCCATAATTTGGGAAATGGTGCCTTTGACATCAGTGGTCAGCGTGTTCGTCATCGTCTGAACCGTAATCGGCGCATCGCCCCCAACAGGAACAGCACCCACCATGATCTGACGGGATTTACGGCGATAGATATTGCGCCAAGGGCGAATGTGATTCAACGACATGCTGATGTCCTCTGCGTGATACTACTGTATCACAAACTAGACAGTCATGCCGACGCTCGCAATGGGCGGTTTCAGTAGAAACCGCGATTATTCAAGGGAGGGTTCCGGTATGGTCTGCAACTCGACAACCATTGTGGCCAGCGCTTCATCCGCGGCGAGATCCGCAACTGCAAAGCGCGATTTCAGACCGCTGGCTTCCAACGGTAAGTTGGATGTAACCGTTCCAGTTTCACCAACCGGCCCATAGTAATCGCCACTCAACGAAAAATAGATCGCACCACTCTCGCCCGTTCGCAAGGTCGGGGGCACTTCACTTGCGGGGGCATCCCAGGTTTCACCAGGTTCCATAATCGTTTCAAATATGACAGTTCCATCAGCAGCGCTCACCCGCACCCAGGAGGGACGAACAGCCACCATGCGAAGCGCCGGCTGCGGTTTTTCCACCACTTGTGGAACGGAGGGAAGCGGTATCAGGCTGGCAGAAATCGCAGCATCAATTGAGCCCGCCAACGACTGTGTCTGAGGTGGGGCGTCTTGCGCAACACTGGTGAAATTCCCAATCGTGCGCGGATCAATGGTCGATATCGGTGCATCACGCGCAATGAGAACCGGCACATCAAGCGCCTGTGGCCTATAAAGCTGATCCAGCGCCTCAACCCTCGGCTGGTCCATCACGCCTGGTGTCAGTGTGCTCGCCGTTGCATCCGGCGCAGCAGATAGGACACCGTCCAAAGGATCAAGATCAGAGAGGACGATAGGCGTCTGCTCAACAGGTGCAACTTGAACCCGCTGGACTTCCTGAAGGACAGAATAACCGCCAAACCCAATCGCGGAAATCAACGCAACCAATACCAAAGAGGACCCGATGGCGCTGGCATCAATTCCGGAAAAAAATCCATCCCCAACCGGCGTAAAGGGTGTTTTGGACCGGCTGAACATATCCGCTTCACTTGACGCCTGCGAACGCTTTCCCAGAGGCGATTTTTTGACAACTGAGGCCTTGGACGACATCCCATGCGCGACGGTAAAACCGCTCTCTTCGCAGAATGTCTCGAAGGCCTTATCGGGGTTCATCCCGAGGTAGCGCGCATAGGAGCGCACATAACCGGCTATAAAACCCGGTGTATCAAATGCATCAGGGTCGCAGTTTTCGATCGCAGCAATATAAGATGCCTTGATGCGTAATTCCCGCTGCACATCCAAAAGCGACTTGCCGATAGTGGCGCGCTCCCCGCGCATCACATCGCCAAGGCGCAATTCGAAATCATCAAACGCTTTGCGTTCGAGATCTTCCTGAACACTCTTGGAGTGCTTGCGCCCAATCATAGCCCTGCCCCGATCCTGTATAGCTGCCTGACATCTGTGCCAGGCTTCAAACCGTCCTCACGATTCGTACCTGACTTGTTGTTTATGCTAGGTTAACACAAGGCAACTGGATTCTCATACTGCTGTTTATCAGCCCGCAGCTTCGGCGCGATTCAGCGCACAATGGGACCACAAACTATCCATGGCGTGTACCAGCGCATCCATTTCATCCGGCCCGTGTACGGGCGATGGGGTAAAGCGCAACCGTTCCGTTCCCCTTGGCACGGTCGGGAAATTAATCGGCTGCGCATAAATGCCATGCTCTTCTAGCAGCATGTCGCTGAGCTTCTTGGTGTGCACCGGATCGCCCACCATGACCGGCACGATATGGCTTCCATGATCGATGATGGGGAGCCCCAATCCTTTGAGGCGCAGCTTCAGCGCCCGTGCTTGCTCCTGATGTGCCCGCCGCAATTCTGGGGCGCGTTTGAGAAAGGTAACCGATGCAACAGCCCCCGCTGCAACTGCGGGTGGAAGCGAGGTCGTGAAGATGAATCCCGGCGCATAAGACCTTATGGCGTCACACATTTTTTCAGACGCTGCGATATATCCACCCATCACACCGTAAGCTTTAGCCAGGGTTCCGTTGATAATGTCGAGGCGGTGCATCAGACGGTCCCGCTCCGCGATTCCAGCACCGCGCGGA
This region includes:
- a CDS encoding pyridoxal phosphate-dependent aminotransferase; translation: MRSSRRSVVDPFIVMDVMEAARALEATGRQVIYMEVGQPGTGAPRAASKALTRAMAAGPLGYTVALGLPELRARIARMYGDWYDVDLDPSRVVITPGSSGGFLLAFTALFDTGDRVGIGAPGYPSYRQILRALDLQPVDLPTALENRYQPVPSDFAGMDLAGLLVASPANPTGTMLDVTAMRALIEATQAQGAAFISDEIYHGIEYGAKAVTALQITDETYVINSFSKYFSMTGWRVGWMVVPKDHVRIVERIAQNMFICAPHASQVAALAAMDATDELQRNMDVYRANRALMLQGLPQAGFTKIAPPDGAFYVYADVSDLTADSRAFADEILQVAGVAVTPGLDFDPVRGHTTLRFSYARSTADITEGLARLKDFMNAR
- a CDS encoding M48 family metalloprotease; translated protein: MMFHLFCRATSIPAFLIWLMAAPLQAQGLLRDADLEYGLKQLAAPVLSAAGLSPARVKILVVNESSLNAFVVSNDAIYIHYGLINRLETAGMLQAVIAHEAAHIANGHLTRRMTNLASTRTASGLGLALAAAAAVAGAGSAAGGIAIGTQSSAQARFFKHTRAEEASADQSGIRFMKSGGIDPKGMLDVLSIFRGQEVLAETRQDPYLRSHPFSRDRLRAVEGFVSAYGNITAENPNHAYWFERIKGKLSAYTRAPKWTLGRLEQSPYADVRLLREAVAEHRQSRTKQALRAIDAAIALRPDDPFLHDQRGQILMETRNFQAAAAAYGRAVQLAPNDALVLSGYGQALLAINDINKARQVLEKSRSIDFRDGSMLRDLSIAYAKSNQTGMASLVTAERYALSGRMEDAEIHAKRASGLLDTGTTSWQRAQDVLIAAERAEKRR
- a CDS encoding DsbA family protein codes for the protein MTNKKTLTALLTAFALSSPAAALDLNAMSDEERALFGAEVRSFLMENPQVIMEAVQALEDRQADAQAQADFELVSDNKEAIFDDGFSFVGGNPDGDITIVEFMDYRCGYCKRAFGEVEKLLESDGNIRFIVKEFPILGEQSVLASRFVIAAKQVEGMQAYKSLHDALMSYNGDITLAALRRLSSTFELDTDAIEARMNDDTVTQEISQTRALAQQLRITGTPTFVVHDEMLRGYLPYDQMRAILEEKRDL
- the ispG gene encoding flavodoxin-dependent (E)-4-hydroxy-3-methylbut-2-enyl-diphosphate synthase, giving the protein MSLNHIRPWRNIYRRKSRQIMVGAVPVGGDAPITVQTMTNTLTTDVKGTISQIMAAVDAGVDIVRVSVPDQGSSKALREIVREVPVPIVADIHFHYKRGIEAAEAGAACLRINPGNIGDEKRVKEVIKAARDHNCSMRIGVNAGSLEKHLLDKYGEPCPDAMVESGLDHIKILQDNDFHEFKISCKASDVFMAAAAYQQLADATDAPIHLGITEAGGLTSGTIKSAIGLGNLLWVGIGDTIRVSLSADPVEEVKVGYEILKSLGLRHRGVNIISCPSCARQGFDVIKTVETLEKRLEHIKTPMSLSIIGCVVNGPGEALMTDVGFTGGGAGSGMVYLAGKQSHKLDNDAMVEHIVEQVEKKAAELDAEAAVADAAE
- a CDS encoding helix-turn-helix domain-containing protein, which translates into the protein MIGRKHSKSVQEDLERKAFDDFELRLGDVMRGERATIGKSLLDVQRELRIKASYIAAIENCDPDAFDTPGFIAGYVRSYARYLGMNPDKAFETFCEESGFTVAHGMSSKASVVKKSPLGKRSQASSEADMFSRSKTPFTPVGDGFFSGIDASAIGSSLVLVALISAIGFGGYSVLQEVQRVQVAPVEQTPIVLSDLDPLDGVLSAAPDATASTLTPGVMDQPRVEALDQLYRPQALDVPVLIARDAPISTIDPRTIGNFTSVAQDAPPQTQSLAGSIDAAISASLIPLPSVPQVVEKPQPALRMVAVRPSWVRVSAADGTVIFETIMEPGETWDAPASEVPPTLRTGESGAIYFSLSGDYYGPVGETGTVTSNLPLEASGLKSRFAVADLAADEALATMVVELQTIPEPSLE